In the genome of Haloarcula sp. CBA1129, one region contains:
- a CDS encoding DMT family transporter has protein sequence MTRSTRHIGLLFAALALIWGLSFVAIKTGLESVPPVLLAAVRHDIAAVVLLGYALWRGRSLRPQTRDDWSLILIGGTVLIGAHFALLFLGQQYVPSSFGAILLSLTPVVTPAFASTLIPSYRARPHELIGTVCGFIGVVIIANPTPGAVGGRLLGVALLISSAVAFAVGAVLTERYTSSLPLVSLQAWMTLLGAGILHAVSAGLPSERLGTVTVGLEQLAAIAYLGIVASAIGFLLYFRLISTVGAAETSLVSYVVPAVTAISGWLLLGETLGPVTIIGFAVIVVGFAWVKADVLRSVRRRRTGSQSYRPYGPQEDCVVVSGNAYSTQD, from the coding sequence ATGACACGCTCGACACGACATATTGGCTTGCTGTTTGCTGCGCTCGCACTCATCTGGGGACTTTCCTTTGTGGCGATCAAGACTGGTCTCGAAAGCGTCCCGCCGGTGCTGTTGGCAGCTGTCCGACACGATATCGCTGCAGTCGTCCTGCTGGGCTATGCCCTCTGGCGGGGCCGGTCACTGCGCCCACAGACCCGCGATGACTGGTCGCTGATTCTCATCGGCGGCACTGTCCTCATCGGTGCACACTTCGCACTCCTGTTTCTCGGACAGCAGTACGTCCCGAGTTCCTTCGGCGCAATCCTGCTCAGTCTCACGCCGGTTGTGACGCCGGCGTTCGCATCGACGCTGATCCCGAGTTACAGGGCTCGACCGCACGAACTCATCGGCACTGTCTGTGGGTTCATCGGTGTGGTCATCATCGCGAACCCCACTCCCGGAGCGGTCGGTGGCCGGCTACTCGGCGTCGCCCTGCTCATCAGTTCGGCTGTCGCCTTCGCCGTCGGCGCAGTCCTGACGGAACGTTACACCAGTTCGCTCCCGCTCGTGAGCCTCCAAGCTTGGATGACGCTGCTCGGTGCGGGCATCCTGCACGCCGTCAGCGCAGGGCTCCCTTCGGAGCGACTCGGAACCGTCACAGTTGGGCTCGAACAGCTCGCGGCAATCGCATATCTTGGCATCGTCGCCAGCGCAATCGGGTTCCTCCTCTACTTCCGCCTGATCAGCACAGTCGGGGCCGCTGAAACCAGTCTGGTCTCCTACGTGGTCCCGGCAGTGACGGCCATCAGCGGCTGGCTCCTGCTCGGGGAGACACTCGGTCCGGTGACTATCATCGGCTTCGCTGTCATCGTCGTCGGCTTCGCGTGGGTGAAAGCCGACGTGCTTCGGTCGGTACGCCGTCGCCGAACGGGCTCGCAGTCGTACCGCCCGTACGGGCCACAGGAGGACTGTGTCGTCGTCAGCGGGAACGCGTACTCGACGCAGGACTGA
- a CDS encoding bifunctional 2-polyprenyl-6-hydroxyphenol methylase/3-demethylubiquinol 3-O-methyltransferase UbiG, translated as MDPDDVRDDWASRSGKFSPAYYAEIGPNEVSKTLRNVLDHYVQDDARIIELGCGSGRHLAHLKNNGYANLTGIDINDESFDVMAEHYPRLADSGTFHTGALEDIVTEFEDDAFDVVYSVETLQHIHPDDAWVFEEIARIAGDLLVIAENEGNSPERGREDTAVSYVNDEFPLYHRNWKQVFSELGFAQLIREPTSRDTIRVFRAP; from the coding sequence ATGGACCCGGACGACGTTCGCGACGACTGGGCCTCCCGCTCCGGGAAGTTCTCGCCGGCGTACTACGCTGAAATCGGACCGAACGAAGTGAGTAAGACGCTGCGCAACGTGCTCGACCACTACGTTCAGGATGACGCCCGGATCATCGAACTGGGGTGTGGTTCGGGCCGGCATCTGGCACACCTCAAGAACAACGGCTATGCGAATCTCACGGGTATCGACATCAACGACGAATCCTTCGACGTGATGGCCGAGCACTACCCTCGGCTCGCGGACTCGGGGACGTTCCACACCGGAGCGCTGGAGGACATCGTCACCGAGTTCGAGGACGACGCCTTCGATGTCGTCTACTCGGTTGAGACGCTCCAGCACATCCATCCGGACGATGCGTGGGTGTTTGAAGAGATCGCTCGCATTGCGGGTGACCTCCTCGTAATCGCCGAAAACGAGGGTAACAGCCCCGAACGTGGACGCGAGGATACTGCTGTAAGCTACGTCAATGACGAGTTTCCGCTGTATCACCGCAACTGGAAGCAGGTGTTCTCGGAACTCGGGTTCGCGCAACTCATTCGGGAACCCACGTCCCGGGACACCATTCGCGTGTTCCGTGCACCGTAA